In Lotus japonicus ecotype B-129 chromosome 5, LjGifu_v1.2, one genomic interval encodes:
- the LOC130720754 gene encoding AT-hook motif nuclear-localized protein 1-like — MEQPVNLSAPPHPQPLMINMNVANTTTTPPATVQTATTTTTTVATAATATTTPGSTEGSLDLFAKKKRGRPRKYDADGNLNPAYKKSATPPQRFTLSATANEFSAKRGRGKPATGFGNYHLFASFGEVFASSASGDFTPHVVTVYTGEDVAGKIMSFAQKSPRGICILSANGPISNVTLRQPGSCGGILTYEGRFEILSLSGSFSVSDSSGMKSRSAGLSVSLAGPDGRVIGGGVAGLLTAAGPIQIVVGSFMPNGYLKTHKRKYQREHTVASPTSTGPETVTGATPISQANSDGENYMIPMTQSQIPLQIQRESVSVPSDKQSLDGTPDAAANWNGSEEYSDQRTSPDINISLSDE; from the exons ATGGAACAACCTGTAAACCTCTCAGCGCCGCCACACCCACAACCACTCATGATTAACATGAACGTGGCCAACACCACCACGACGCCGCCAGCGACGGTGCAAACcgccacaacaacaacaacaacagtggcaacagcagcaacagcaacaacaacaccgGGAAGCACTGAAGGAAGCTTGGATTTGTTTGCtaagaagaagagaggaagacCCAGAAAATACGACGCAGATGGGAACCTGAATCCGGCGTACAAGAAGAGTGCAACGCCGCCACAGAGATTCACTCTCTCCGCAACCGCAAACGAGTTTTCTGCCAAAAGGGGTCGTGGGAAACCTGCTACTGGGTTTGGAAACTACCACCTCTTTGCTTCTTTTG GTGAGGTTTTTGCAAGCTCTGCTTCTGGGGATTTCACACCGCATGTGGTGACTGTTTATACTGGAGAG GATGTTGCTGGAAAGATTATGTCATTCGCGCAGAAGAGTCCAAGAGGAATATGTATTCTTTCTGCCAATGGTCCTATCTCTAATGTCACCCTACGCCAACCTGGTTCTTGTGGTGGCATATTGACTTATGAG GGTCGGTTTGAGATTTTATCTTTGTCTGGATCCTTCTCGGTATCTGATAGTAGTGGCATGAAAAGTCGAAGTGCTGGATTGAGCGTCTCTCTAGCTGGTCCTGATGGTCGAGTGATAGGAGGTGGTGTTGCTGGTCTGTTGACAGCTGCTGGCCCCATCCAA ATTGTAGTGGGAAGCTTCATGCCAAATGGTTACCTCAAGACCCATAAAAGGAAGTACCAACGTGAACATACAGTGGCATCCCCAACTTCAACTGGTCCAGAAACAGTCACAGGAGCAACACCTATCTCACAAGCAAATAGTGATGGTGAAAACTATATGATACCTATGACTCAGTCTCAGATACCACTTCAAATCCAGAGAGAATCTGTGAGTGTTCCAAGTGATAAACAGAGCCTAGATGGCACACCTGATGCTGCTGCTAATTGGAATGGTTCAGAAGAATATTCAGATCAGAGGACATCTCCAGACATCAACATATCTTTGTCTGATGAATAG